From Betta splendens chromosome 3, fBetSpl5.4, whole genome shotgun sequence, the proteins below share one genomic window:
- the nhsb gene encoding actin remodeling regulator NHS isoform X4, with protein sequence MPFAKRIVEPQLLCRHQIPNDEGLLFEDLCAISNVVLSRTLRQLSDLARHACSLFQELENDILNTNQRVWVLQNKIGQIQQTASALDPKKEAVPVSNLDIESKLSVHYQAPWHQQHNVFHPCTRQPCLEELHRSAQLSLRALHRDEQQFQCSTSRDRNRVTISISVAPPMPTFPSPHTIRRQQRSRLARAQERAERERELDYQPRKERTVKETEIQTVQRKATSTEESEAGEVLGGHKAKTSAPSVSSTQEKQTTWSKENPSPSDQKAAADSHSISSCIIPINVTGVGFDREASARCSLVHSQSVLQRRRKLRRRKTITGIPKRVHQDMDSDESPVARERTVIVHANPHQLSLCQEDLSISGRLHHTRDSGCQTDDFLIACTAAPSRRRIRAQRSHQGIPASLSHSTGNISSLGDQSDSTYTTVAAHGGRLRSRSLPREGGRLIDSDEDDDDDNYDDDDDEDEELSPYEAEDFIPAGPSPRMKLMMMKDEEESTDDQAAPENLQLGSLKRLQRSGERDRGGGGGVSPEHSWMERGRSRLPRKADMGSCEISSSSDTFSSPIHSASTTGVLGSHIDHKEDHQSSSGNWSGSSSTCPSQTSETIPPPSSPPLTGSSHCDSELSLNTVPNAIDEGFSMDPSYHSDLRPQGQGHRSSSFTSSATDQLDDAGVSTASEGEWAYPPDQDQTDPDQDPDHTQNLSQGHGLSQDYCSRQGLDQGQVCFSDSKTSNNKKEPCSHYPSESDGFYSSSEHFGECNPSYRGYVYNYADPVPDCSQSSTVAPQVSNGVYPQPLADFKTGTMTLGRTCHPVRKPKVKPPPPKRTSSLKETSSSVDVGTDTQADQDQPKMVSELTLSSTDINLELDLELGGAPEPLQTSCLVAEPLGTWGMGLGETVDIVEPVSFSSADTHSFKDEGAVQSDYADLWLHNTELKSNNGEYTSMSNSSTATGTTVMDCMKSPDSSSSSTETQIQAYAQASETSATSPPLPPEEFKLASPEKLAGLASPSSGYSSQSETPTSTLPTSSAAFFPGPLSPSTGKRKPKVPERKSSLSSLQHFPREGSTISSAYKRDPDFPPPPSQLDLNVLHGGYVKHTLSHRTHHMHTLHHSKHRVANVCPTGTKLLAPEASNSTLPPSSNTALTITTSNQLVITPSAPRSVQLHSVSQSTDSSSSTDQEKASGAETATRPKCPPSASTLAPPPITTRPLPPRRPPPRPPAHDHTSSPEHSQPPPPGRHPDGPPSYESLLLRQDRYGPGTFWAMTAFRTRMDLSSDLSEESSPLHRPVPRAPHPSPVDLHTHIHSHAEFRGLTHSSHAHPEFRVLGERSFSQDDDDDDDDDDDEDDEEEEEEQEKELQRTVCSRGSMRSDHPPPPAYEFAGVSHTDSGPWASPVKVPGIKMETSHPYLISDARKRGQEEQEEEEMTSGATRSAHQQQPQESKDDSTTPDTEDYFSKGLLCAADSTPSDNSLSPMMDETKVDDDIIITSPNKTRTTEDLFAMIHRSKRKVLGRKDSGDLIVKSRLCSTVPVTSGSIPNVIIPPAPPLNIPAPLATAAGSQRAPVPIYRSAKKSTTSNEEFKLLLLKKGSRSDSSYRMSATEILKSPITPKIPGESPPEGHVRQLEEPLSTLQEPPLSGFDPIQIPGLFPRANSESFTSKTLPMSAASRQGRSRIPPVANSSRYSTRSRLYTAPMQAISEGETENSDGSPHDDRSS encoded by the exons CGGTGTCAAACCTGGATATAGAGAGCAAGCTGTCAGTGCACTACCAGGCTCCATGGCACCAGCAACATAACGTGTTTCATCCTTGCACCCGACAACCGTGtttggaggagctgcacagaaGTGCTCAGCTCAGTCTCAGGGCTCTGCACAGAG ATGAACAGCAATTTCAGTGTTCTACAAGCCGGGATAGAAACAGGGTGACCATCTCTATCTCTGTGGCACCTCCTATGCCCACCTTCCCTTCACCACACACAATCCGCCGTCAACAGAGGAGCCGCCTGGCGCGAGCA caagagagagcagagagggagcgagagttAGACTATCAACCCAGgaag GAGAGGACAGTGAAAGAAACAGAGATCCAGACCGTACAAAGAAAA GCTACCTCAACAGAGGAAAGCGAAGCTGGTGAGGTCTTGGGTGGCCACAAAGCCAAGACCTCAGCCCCCAGTGTCTCCTCAACCCAAGAAAAACAGACAACATGGTCCAAGGAAAACCCTTCCCCATCAGATCAGAAGGCAGCAGCTGACTCTcattccatctcctcctgcatcATCCCTATAAATGTAACAG GAGTTGGGTTTGACAGAGAAGCAAGTGCTCGGTGTTCTCTTGTTCATTCCCAGTCAGTTCTGCAGAGAAGAAGGAagctgaggagaaggaagacTATTACAGGCATACCCAAAAGAGTACATCAAGATATGG ACTCAGACGAATCGCCTGTAGCAAGAGAGCGCACAGTGATTGTCCATGCTAACCCCCATCAACTTTCTCTCTGCCAAGAAGATCTCTCAATCAGTGGACGCCTCCATCATACTCGTGACTCAGGCTGCCAGACAGATGATTTTCTTATAGCAT gtacAGCTGCTCCCTCCAGAAGGCGCATCAGAGCTCAACGCAGCCATCAGGGAAtacctgcctctctctctcattcaacAGGAAATATTTCTTCTCTGGGTGACCAGTCAGACTCCACATATACTACTGTCGCAGCCCACGGTGGACGGTTACGCTCTCGTAGCCTACCACGAGAGGGTGGACGCCTGATAGAcagtgatgaggatgatgatgatgataattatgacgatgatgatgatgaagatgaagaattGTCACCTTATGAAGCAGAAGACTTTATTCCAGCTGGCCCTAGTCCAAGAatgaagctgatgatgatgaaggacgAAGAGGAGAGCACGGATGACCAGGCAGCACCTGAAAACCTGCAACTTGGAAGCTTAAAAAGGTTGCAGCGATCTGgggaaagagacagaggaggtggaggaggtgtgagCCCAGAACACAGCTGGATGGAGAGGGGCCGGTCTCGCTTGCCCCGCAAGGCTGACATGGGCAGCTGTGAGATTTCATCTAGTTCAGATACATTCAGCAGCCCTATTCACTCTGCATCTACAACTGGAGTCCTAGGTAGCCATATAGACCACAAAGAGGACCACCAGTCATCAAGTGGGAACTGGAGTGGTTCCAGCTCCACCTGCCCCTCTCAGACATCTGAAACCATacccccaccctcctctccacctcttACAGGCTCCTCCCACTGCGACTCAGAGCTATCACTGAACACTGTGCCCAATGCCATTGATGAGGGGTTCTCCATGGATCCTTCGTaccactctgacctcagaccacAGGGCCAAGGCCATAGGTCTAGCTCTTTCACATCCTCAGCCACAGACCAGCTGGACGATGCTGGGGTCAGTACAGCCAGTGAAGGGGAGTGGGCATATCCTCCAGATCAAGACCAGACCGATCCAGACCAAGACCCTGATCATACTCAAAACCTAAGCCAAGGTCATGGGTTATCCCAGGACTACTGCTCCAGACAAGGTTTAGACCAAGGCCAAGTCTGTTTCAGTGACAGCAAGACcagcaacaataaaaaagagCCGTGCTCCCATTATCCATCTGAGTCAGATGGTTTCTACTCTTCTTCTGAGCATTTTGGGGAGTGTAATCCAAGTTATAGAGGATACGTGTATAACTATGCAGACCCAGTACCTGACTGTAGTCAATCCAGCACTGTGGCACCACAAGTATCCAATGGAGTTTACCCTCAGCCTTTGGCTGACTTTAAAACAGGCACTATGACCCTGGGCAGGACGTGTCATCCAGTGAGGAAACCAAAAGTAAAACCCCCACCGCCCAAACGAACCTCTTCACTGAAGGAGACCAGTAGCAGTGTTGACGTTGGAACAGACACGCAAGCAGATCAGGATCAACCAAAGATGGTTAGTGAGCTTACCTTGTCTTCCACGGATATAAATCTGGAACTGGACCTAGAGCTTGGAGGTGCTCCGGAACCATTACAAACATCTTGCTTAGTGGCAGAGCCTTTGGGAACTTGGGGAATGGGACTAGGTGAAACTGTGGACATAGTAGAGCCTGTATCTTTCAGCTCTGCAGATACACACTCATTTAAAGATGAAGGTGCTGTGCAATCTGACTATGCAGACCTGTGGCTTCACAACACTGAGCTGAAGTCCAACAATGGTGAGTACACCTCAATGTCCAACTCAAGTACAGCCACAGGCACTACTGTAATGGATTGTATGAAGTCACCGGacagctcttcctcctccacagaaacacaaattcAGGCCTATGCCCAAGCCTCAGAAACCAGCGCGACTAGTCCACCACTTCCACCTGAAGAGTTCAAACTTGCATCACCAGAGAAGCTGGCTGGCCTAGCTTCACCATCAAGTGGCTATTCAAGTCAGTCAGAGACTCCAACGTCAACCTTGCCCACTTCATCAGCAGCCTTCTTCCCAGGACCTCTCTCTCCTTCAACTGGCAAACGGAAGCCCAAAGTGCCAGAGAGGAAGTCTTCACTCTCTTCCCTGCAGCACTTTCCCAGAGAAGGATCCACAATTTCTTCTGCCTATAAGAGAGACCCAGACTTCCCACCGCCACCTTCGCAACTTGATCTTAATGTTCTTCATGGTGGCTatgttaaacacacactttcccatcggacacaccacatgcacacactccaccacagcaaacacagagtTGCAAATGTGTGTCCCACTGGAACAAAGTTGCTGGCCCCTGAGGCATCAAATTCTACCCTGCCCCCAAGTTCAAACACAGCTTTAACAATTACCACCTCCAATCAGTTGGTGATAACTCCATCTGCTCCTCGTTCAGTGCAGCTCCATTCTGTTAGCCAATCTACAGACAGCAGTTCTTCTACAGATCAAGAAAAAGCAAGTGGAGCTGAGACTGCTACAAGACCCAAATGTCCACCTAGTGCTTCTACTTTGGCTCCACCACCAATTACCACAAGGCCTCTCCCTCCTCGCAGACCACCTCCAAGACCTCCAGCTCATGATCACACCTCCTCTCCCGAGCACTCACAACCACCTCCCCCTGGTCGTCATCCTGATGGGCCACCATCCTATGAAAGCCTGCTATTAAGGCAAGACCGATATGGGCCTGGAACATTCTGGGCAATGACAGCCTTCAGAACACGAATGGACTTATCATCTGACCTCTCTGAAGAAAGCTCGCCCTTGCATCGACCAGTGCCACGTGCTCCCCACCCTTCACCTGTAGATCTACACACACATATCCACTCTCATGCGGAGTTCAGAGGGCTCACACACTCATCCCATGCACACCCTGAGTTCAGGGTTTTGGGAGAGCGCTCATTCtcccaggatgatgatgatgatgatgatgatgatgacgatgaagacgacgaagaggaagaggaggagcaggaaaaagAGCTGCAAAGGACAGTATGTTCCAGAGGTAGCATGCGATCGGACCACCCGCCGCCCCCAGCATATGAGTTTGCTGGGGTATCCCATACAGACTCAGGGCCCTGGGCTAGTCCAGTCAAAGTGCCTGGTATCAAAATGGAGACATCGCATCCTTACCTAATCAGCGATGCAAGAAAAAGAggacaagaagaacaagaagaggaggaaatgacaTCAGGTGCTACCAGAAGTGCCCATCAGCAGCAACCACAAGAGAGTAAAGATGATTCCACCACTCCTGACACAGAGGACTACTTTAGTAAAG GGCTCTTGTGTGCTGCAGATTCAACACCTAGTGATAATTCCCTCTCCCCTATGATGGATGAAACCAAAGTGGACGATGACATTATTATCACATCTCCCAACAAGACTCGCACAACTGAGGATCTGTTTGCCATGATACACAG ATCCAAAAGAAAGGTTCTGGGCCGTAAAGACTCGGGAGATTTAATCGTGAAGTCCCGTCTTTGTTCTACAGTACCAGTGACCTCTGGTAGCATCCCCAACGTCATTATTCCACCAGCCCCTCCCCTCAATATACCAGCTCCTTTAGCAACTGCTGCTGGATCACAACGAGCCCCTGTGCCAATCTACCGCAGTGCGAAGAAATCTACCACATCAAACGAAGAGTTTAAACTCTTGTTGTTGAAGAAAGGAAGCAGGTCTGATTCCAGCTACCGCATGTCAGCTACAGAAATTCTGAAGAGCCCTATCACACCTAAAATCCCAGGAGAGTCTCCTCCAGAAGGGCATGTTAGACAACTCGAGGAACCACTATCAACACTCCAGGAGCCCCCACTTTCTGGCTTTGACCCGATTCAGATACCAGGTCTTTTTCCTAGGGCCAACTCAGAGAGTTTCACCTCCAAAACCTTACCTATGTCAGCTGCATCTCGACAAGGACGTTCACGGATCCCCCCTGTAGCCAACAGCAGTCGCTACAGTACACGCAGTCGCCTCTACACAGCGCCCATGCAAGCCATTTCTGAAGGGGAGACAGAAAATTCAGATGGGAGCCCTCATGATGATCGATCATCTTAA
- the nhsb gene encoding actin remodeling regulator NHS isoform X3 has protein sequence MPFAKRIVEPQLLCRHQIPNDEGLLFEDLCAISNVVLSRTLRQLSDLARHACSLFQELENDILNTNQRVWVLQNKIGQIQQTASALDPKKEAVPVSNLDIESKLSVHYQAPWHQQHNVFHPCTRQPCLEELHRSAQLSLRALHRDEQQFQCSTSRDRNRVTISISVAPPMPTFPSPHTIRRQQRSRLARAERTVKETEIQTVQRKFECFYSLHPIEGCIFIPWNRKATSTEESEAGEVLGGHKAKTSAPSVSSTQEKQTTWSKENPSPSDQKAAADSHSISSCIIPINVTGVGFDREASARCSLVHSQSVLQRRRKLRRRKTITGIPKRVHQDMDSDESPVARERTVIVHANPHQLSLCQEDLSISGRLHHTRDSGCQTDDFLIACTAAPSRRRIRAQRSHQGIPASLSHSTGNISSLGDQSDSTYTTVAAHGGRLRSRSLPREGGRLIDSDEDDDDDNYDDDDDEDEELSPYEAEDFIPAGPSPRMKLMMMKDEEESTDDQAAPENLQLGSLKRLQRSGERDRGGGGGVSPEHSWMERGRSRLPRKADMGSCEISSSSDTFSSPIHSASTTGVLGSHIDHKEDHQSSSGNWSGSSSTCPSQTSETIPPPSSPPLTGSSHCDSELSLNTVPNAIDEGFSMDPSYHSDLRPQGQGHRSSSFTSSATDQLDDAGVSTASEGEWAYPPDQDQTDPDQDPDHTQNLSQGHGLSQDYCSRQGLDQGQVCFSDSKTSNNKKEPCSHYPSESDGFYSSSEHFGECNPSYRGYVYNYADPVPDCSQSSTVAPQVSNGVYPQPLADFKTGTMTLGRTCHPVRKPKVKPPPPKRTSSLKETSSSVDVGTDTQADQDQPKMVSELTLSSTDINLELDLELGGAPEPLQTSCLVAEPLGTWGMGLGETVDIVEPVSFSSADTHSFKDEGAVQSDYADLWLHNTELKSNNGEYTSMSNSSTATGTTVMDCMKSPDSSSSSTETQIQAYAQASETSATSPPLPPEEFKLASPEKLAGLASPSSGYSSQSETPTSTLPTSSAAFFPGPLSPSTGKRKPKVPERKSSLSSLQHFPREGSTISSAYKRDPDFPPPPSQLDLNVLHGGYVKHTLSHRTHHMHTLHHSKHRVANVCPTGTKLLAPEASNSTLPPSSNTALTITTSNQLVITPSAPRSVQLHSVSQSTDSSSSTDQEKASGAETATRPKCPPSASTLAPPPITTRPLPPRRPPPRPPAHDHTSSPEHSQPPPPGRHPDGPPSYESLLLRQDRYGPGTFWAMTAFRTRMDLSSDLSEESSPLHRPVPRAPHPSPVDLHTHIHSHAEFRGLTHSSHAHPEFRVLGERSFSQDDDDDDDDDDDEDDEEEEEEQEKELQRTVCSRGSMRSDHPPPPAYEFAGVSHTDSGPWASPVKVPGIKMETSHPYLISDARKRGQEEQEEEEMTSGATRSAHQQQPQESKDDSTTPDTEDYFSKGLLCAADSTPSDNSLSPMMDETKVDDDIIITSPNKTRTTEDLFAMIHRSKRKVLGRKDSGDLIVKSRLCSTVPVTSGSIPNVIIPPAPPLNIPAPLATAAGSQRAPVPIYRSAKKSTTSNEEFKLLLLKKGSRSDSSYRMSATEILKSPITPKIPGESPPEGHVRQLEEPLSTLQEPPLSGFDPIQIPGLFPRANSESFTSKTLPMSAASRQGRSRIPPVANSSRYSTRSRLYTAPMQAISEGETENSDGSPHDDRSS, from the exons CGGTGTCAAACCTGGATATAGAGAGCAAGCTGTCAGTGCACTACCAGGCTCCATGGCACCAGCAACATAACGTGTTTCATCCTTGCACCCGACAACCGTGtttggaggagctgcacagaaGTGCTCAGCTCAGTCTCAGGGCTCTGCACAGAG ATGAACAGCAATTTCAGTGTTCTACAAGCCGGGATAGAAACAGGGTGACCATCTCTATCTCTGTGGCACCTCCTATGCCCACCTTCCCTTCACCACACACAATCCGCCGTCAACAGAGGAGCCGCCTGGCGCGAGCA GAGAGGACAGTGAAAGAAACAGAGATCCAGACCGTACAAAGAAAA tttgaGTGCTTTTACTCACTTCACCCTATTGAAGGTTGCATCTTTATTCCCTGGAACAGAAAG GCTACCTCAACAGAGGAAAGCGAAGCTGGTGAGGTCTTGGGTGGCCACAAAGCCAAGACCTCAGCCCCCAGTGTCTCCTCAACCCAAGAAAAACAGACAACATGGTCCAAGGAAAACCCTTCCCCATCAGATCAGAAGGCAGCAGCTGACTCTcattccatctcctcctgcatcATCCCTATAAATGTAACAG GAGTTGGGTTTGACAGAGAAGCAAGTGCTCGGTGTTCTCTTGTTCATTCCCAGTCAGTTCTGCAGAGAAGAAGGAagctgaggagaaggaagacTATTACAGGCATACCCAAAAGAGTACATCAAGATATGG ACTCAGACGAATCGCCTGTAGCAAGAGAGCGCACAGTGATTGTCCATGCTAACCCCCATCAACTTTCTCTCTGCCAAGAAGATCTCTCAATCAGTGGACGCCTCCATCATACTCGTGACTCAGGCTGCCAGACAGATGATTTTCTTATAGCAT gtacAGCTGCTCCCTCCAGAAGGCGCATCAGAGCTCAACGCAGCCATCAGGGAAtacctgcctctctctctcattcaacAGGAAATATTTCTTCTCTGGGTGACCAGTCAGACTCCACATATACTACTGTCGCAGCCCACGGTGGACGGTTACGCTCTCGTAGCCTACCACGAGAGGGTGGACGCCTGATAGAcagtgatgaggatgatgatgatgataattatgacgatgatgatgatgaagatgaagaattGTCACCTTATGAAGCAGAAGACTTTATTCCAGCTGGCCCTAGTCCAAGAatgaagctgatgatgatgaaggacgAAGAGGAGAGCACGGATGACCAGGCAGCACCTGAAAACCTGCAACTTGGAAGCTTAAAAAGGTTGCAGCGATCTGgggaaagagacagaggaggtggaggaggtgtgagCCCAGAACACAGCTGGATGGAGAGGGGCCGGTCTCGCTTGCCCCGCAAGGCTGACATGGGCAGCTGTGAGATTTCATCTAGTTCAGATACATTCAGCAGCCCTATTCACTCTGCATCTACAACTGGAGTCCTAGGTAGCCATATAGACCACAAAGAGGACCACCAGTCATCAAGTGGGAACTGGAGTGGTTCCAGCTCCACCTGCCCCTCTCAGACATCTGAAACCATacccccaccctcctctccacctcttACAGGCTCCTCCCACTGCGACTCAGAGCTATCACTGAACACTGTGCCCAATGCCATTGATGAGGGGTTCTCCATGGATCCTTCGTaccactctgacctcagaccacAGGGCCAAGGCCATAGGTCTAGCTCTTTCACATCCTCAGCCACAGACCAGCTGGACGATGCTGGGGTCAGTACAGCCAGTGAAGGGGAGTGGGCATATCCTCCAGATCAAGACCAGACCGATCCAGACCAAGACCCTGATCATACTCAAAACCTAAGCCAAGGTCATGGGTTATCCCAGGACTACTGCTCCAGACAAGGTTTAGACCAAGGCCAAGTCTGTTTCAGTGACAGCAAGACcagcaacaataaaaaagagCCGTGCTCCCATTATCCATCTGAGTCAGATGGTTTCTACTCTTCTTCTGAGCATTTTGGGGAGTGTAATCCAAGTTATAGAGGATACGTGTATAACTATGCAGACCCAGTACCTGACTGTAGTCAATCCAGCACTGTGGCACCACAAGTATCCAATGGAGTTTACCCTCAGCCTTTGGCTGACTTTAAAACAGGCACTATGACCCTGGGCAGGACGTGTCATCCAGTGAGGAAACCAAAAGTAAAACCCCCACCGCCCAAACGAACCTCTTCACTGAAGGAGACCAGTAGCAGTGTTGACGTTGGAACAGACACGCAAGCAGATCAGGATCAACCAAAGATGGTTAGTGAGCTTACCTTGTCTTCCACGGATATAAATCTGGAACTGGACCTAGAGCTTGGAGGTGCTCCGGAACCATTACAAACATCTTGCTTAGTGGCAGAGCCTTTGGGAACTTGGGGAATGGGACTAGGTGAAACTGTGGACATAGTAGAGCCTGTATCTTTCAGCTCTGCAGATACACACTCATTTAAAGATGAAGGTGCTGTGCAATCTGACTATGCAGACCTGTGGCTTCACAACACTGAGCTGAAGTCCAACAATGGTGAGTACACCTCAATGTCCAACTCAAGTACAGCCACAGGCACTACTGTAATGGATTGTATGAAGTCACCGGacagctcttcctcctccacagaaacacaaattcAGGCCTATGCCCAAGCCTCAGAAACCAGCGCGACTAGTCCACCACTTCCACCTGAAGAGTTCAAACTTGCATCACCAGAGAAGCTGGCTGGCCTAGCTTCACCATCAAGTGGCTATTCAAGTCAGTCAGAGACTCCAACGTCAACCTTGCCCACTTCATCAGCAGCCTTCTTCCCAGGACCTCTCTCTCCTTCAACTGGCAAACGGAAGCCCAAAGTGCCAGAGAGGAAGTCTTCACTCTCTTCCCTGCAGCACTTTCCCAGAGAAGGATCCACAATTTCTTCTGCCTATAAGAGAGACCCAGACTTCCCACCGCCACCTTCGCAACTTGATCTTAATGTTCTTCATGGTGGCTatgttaaacacacactttcccatcggacacaccacatgcacacactccaccacagcaaacacagagtTGCAAATGTGTGTCCCACTGGAACAAAGTTGCTGGCCCCTGAGGCATCAAATTCTACCCTGCCCCCAAGTTCAAACACAGCTTTAACAATTACCACCTCCAATCAGTTGGTGATAACTCCATCTGCTCCTCGTTCAGTGCAGCTCCATTCTGTTAGCCAATCTACAGACAGCAGTTCTTCTACAGATCAAGAAAAAGCAAGTGGAGCTGAGACTGCTACAAGACCCAAATGTCCACCTAGTGCTTCTACTTTGGCTCCACCACCAATTACCACAAGGCCTCTCCCTCCTCGCAGACCACCTCCAAGACCTCCAGCTCATGATCACACCTCCTCTCCCGAGCACTCACAACCACCTCCCCCTGGTCGTCATCCTGATGGGCCACCATCCTATGAAAGCCTGCTATTAAGGCAAGACCGATATGGGCCTGGAACATTCTGGGCAATGACAGCCTTCAGAACACGAATGGACTTATCATCTGACCTCTCTGAAGAAAGCTCGCCCTTGCATCGACCAGTGCCACGTGCTCCCCACCCTTCACCTGTAGATCTACACACACATATCCACTCTCATGCGGAGTTCAGAGGGCTCACACACTCATCCCATGCACACCCTGAGTTCAGGGTTTTGGGAGAGCGCTCATTCtcccaggatgatgatgatgatgatgatgatgatgacgatgaagacgacgaagaggaagaggaggagcaggaaaaagAGCTGCAAAGGACAGTATGTTCCAGAGGTAGCATGCGATCGGACCACCCGCCGCCCCCAGCATATGAGTTTGCTGGGGTATCCCATACAGACTCAGGGCCCTGGGCTAGTCCAGTCAAAGTGCCTGGTATCAAAATGGAGACATCGCATCCTTACCTAATCAGCGATGCAAGAAAAAGAggacaagaagaacaagaagaggaggaaatgacaTCAGGTGCTACCAGAAGTGCCCATCAGCAGCAACCACAAGAGAGTAAAGATGATTCCACCACTCCTGACACAGAGGACTACTTTAGTAAAG GGCTCTTGTGTGCTGCAGATTCAACACCTAGTGATAATTCCCTCTCCCCTATGATGGATGAAACCAAAGTGGACGATGACATTATTATCACATCTCCCAACAAGACTCGCACAACTGAGGATCTGTTTGCCATGATACACAG ATCCAAAAGAAAGGTTCTGGGCCGTAAAGACTCGGGAGATTTAATCGTGAAGTCCCGTCTTTGTTCTACAGTACCAGTGACCTCTGGTAGCATCCCCAACGTCATTATTCCACCAGCCCCTCCCCTCAATATACCAGCTCCTTTAGCAACTGCTGCTGGATCACAACGAGCCCCTGTGCCAATCTACCGCAGTGCGAAGAAATCTACCACATCAAACGAAGAGTTTAAACTCTTGTTGTTGAAGAAAGGAAGCAGGTCTGATTCCAGCTACCGCATGTCAGCTACAGAAATTCTGAAGAGCCCTATCACACCTAAAATCCCAGGAGAGTCTCCTCCAGAAGGGCATGTTAGACAACTCGAGGAACCACTATCAACACTCCAGGAGCCCCCACTTTCTGGCTTTGACCCGATTCAGATACCAGGTCTTTTTCCTAGGGCCAACTCAGAGAGTTTCACCTCCAAAACCTTACCTATGTCAGCTGCATCTCGACAAGGACGTTCACGGATCCCCCCTGTAGCCAACAGCAGTCGCTACAGTACACGCAGTCGCCTCTACACAGCGCCCATGCAAGCCATTTCTGAAGGGGAGACAGAAAATTCAGATGGGAGCCCTCATGATGATCGATCATCTTAA